From a single Gimesia fumaroli genomic region:
- a CDS encoding SHD1 domain-containing protein — MFKPCFIMLFLVFGILFGPALAEDRIWTSADGKQRVKAAFAGVKGEHIQLILPNGILVSLPKSKFSRRDQEFVEQASAADSPAPSTQPEANETDRPVAMNEPSNADTQGTPGDLKLLANDEIGQSSRALAEKHGLPVLHGLPVIHLDHFLRLDSIPSATERSRVYKQAEQALEKEQQNFGKFLELVALGIDAEWIEPFLPSFIANHFPKSVVESLVNFKYQTGGAIGIWKGNNEFEKRAVQERFNREYRNQLTKMTIKTPFRICFLSKARLSRYDFSRNGLAVAALKKDKSPVAPGDEWKSAFPVLPSTGYYRKKISVAGPSVAGSTFWPVTPEIVKTLPGRTIKGYTGGVRTERWAYIATVVTFRSSPLLEITERNLPAIFGSVDSIEIYAEPTLRTHLFSFPLERYPTSVLTAENALSVQKTESVIPFDEFALAGLIANGKQIELHAETWKEIWNHTGKQDQAAYLFTNNQLKKYFDTSSGIPNMLSSEPASTRRDQQLSDASDTLSKLKSSIDKRMYPTRRPFFPPYAGNVGRDWGEQDNTLSTAQQKRLTDWLAQRARAAENRFRLTLKLSLDGRTDESTLISSRLNKELAAALQKQGKEPEHYLSLDENLAFDERGELDLNGTKTGLFRVPGPQFKTFQFLLNLGHSGRTLTRALPEQVVKTALSQKPGETRIAVFLDVQVRDLKLLDAGFQNEGAGGRPCVVFDVIPTRLAVGEDHQAPLFEAPLDHALLQKLEASQPQKKIPDQPAGNGQPLELTPQRMLPLIAKVAPEFLDDKERLDQLMVMRWRFENVPLSGLMPDQIHFFDKGSPALPSDAERAAKAEQFKTWARRCAETVPDQIAVQLNDFRFEGLDPQRPSPALVSRSLVPWLKAGLPYNLHHVMYDLQHPDRIQPPMSAEEVQSFLDLFAIAPRDVVLEQQFAVPDTKGNTHKLLIPNNQGIPGLTNVKPAEPIFPVLRFDKEIWPPENYKLAATTQKPRLEVVFQVASLKLIDTLPRHPWIEGDAKFHSRDYPADRIPDNGQYALIQVKLKSARLVDPATGKTVLPLVLKDYRSVKKNDAGKN; from the coding sequence ATGTTCAAACCATGTTTTATCATGCTGTTTCTGGTTTTCGGTATCCTGTTCGGTCCTGCGCTTGCGGAAGATCGAATCTGGACCAGCGCCGATGGAAAACAACGGGTCAAAGCGGCCTTTGCGGGTGTCAAAGGAGAGCACATACAACTCATATTACCCAACGGCATTCTGGTGAGCCTTCCCAAATCCAAGTTCAGTCGACGCGATCAGGAGTTCGTTGAGCAGGCATCGGCAGCAGACTCGCCGGCTCCTTCCACCCAACCGGAGGCGAATGAGACCGACCGTCCTGTTGCGATGAACGAACCCTCAAATGCCGACACACAGGGCACCCCCGGTGATCTCAAACTTTTGGCGAATGATGAAATCGGGCAGTCATCGCGAGCCCTGGCAGAGAAACATGGCCTGCCAGTATTACATGGATTACCGGTCATTCATCTGGATCATTTCTTACGATTGGATTCGATCCCATCGGCAACGGAGCGAAGCCGCGTGTACAAGCAGGCGGAACAGGCCTTGGAAAAAGAACAGCAGAACTTCGGAAAGTTCCTCGAACTGGTCGCACTCGGAATCGATGCTGAATGGATTGAACCCTTCCTGCCTTCTTTTATCGCCAATCATTTTCCGAAATCCGTCGTCGAGTCACTTGTGAACTTCAAGTATCAGACCGGAGGCGCAATCGGGATCTGGAAAGGCAACAATGAATTTGAAAAGCGAGCTGTACAAGAGCGCTTTAACAGGGAGTATCGGAACCAACTGACGAAGATGACGATCAAAACTCCGTTTCGTATCTGCTTTCTTTCGAAAGCGAGGTTGTCGCGTTACGACTTTTCCCGCAACGGTCTGGCAGTGGCCGCATTGAAAAAGGACAAGAGCCCTGTCGCCCCCGGTGATGAATGGAAGAGTGCATTCCCCGTTCTGCCGTCTACAGGCTACTATCGTAAAAAGATCAGCGTCGCTGGACCATCTGTTGCCGGATCGACTTTCTGGCCTGTCACGCCGGAAATTGTCAAAACATTACCTGGTCGGACAATCAAAGGTTATACGGGGGGAGTCCGTACAGAACGCTGGGCGTATATCGCCACGGTTGTGACTTTTCGTAGTTCACCTCTACTGGAAATCACCGAGCGTAACCTGCCTGCCATTTTTGGAAGTGTGGATTCCATCGAAATTTATGCTGAACCAACGCTGCGAACTCACCTTTTTAGTTTCCCTCTGGAGCGATATCCCACTTCCGTGTTGACCGCCGAGAATGCTCTGTCTGTTCAAAAAACGGAATCGGTCATTCCCTTTGATGAATTTGCTTTAGCAGGTCTGATCGCAAACGGCAAACAGATCGAGCTGCATGCAGAGACCTGGAAAGAAATCTGGAACCATACCGGAAAACAGGATCAGGCAGCTTATCTTTTTACAAACAACCAACTGAAGAAATACTTCGATACCAGCAGCGGCATTCCGAACATGCTCAGTTCAGAACCGGCTTCAACCAGGAGAGACCAGCAGTTAAGTGATGCCAGTGACACCCTGTCGAAACTCAAGTCCAGTATCGACAAACGGATGTATCCGACGCGCCGTCCATTTTTTCCTCCCTATGCCGGAAACGTTGGTCGGGACTGGGGTGAGCAAGACAACACTCTGAGTACCGCGCAGCAGAAGCGACTAACTGATTGGTTGGCACAGCGAGCTCGGGCTGCCGAGAATCGATTTCGCTTGACGTTAAAACTGTCACTGGATGGAAGAACGGATGAATCGACACTGATCTCAAGCCGTTTGAATAAGGAACTGGCTGCCGCTTTACAGAAGCAAGGCAAGGAACCAGAACATTACCTTTCCCTGGATGAGAATCTGGCCTTTGACGAACGAGGGGAGCTGGATCTGAACGGCACGAAAACCGGACTGTTTCGCGTTCCGGGGCCTCAGTTTAAAACATTTCAGTTTCTGCTCAATCTCGGTCATTCCGGCAGGACGCTGACAAGAGCGTTGCCGGAGCAGGTTGTCAAAACAGCGTTGTCACAAAAACCGGGTGAAACACGCATTGCCGTTTTTCTGGACGTCCAGGTTCGTGATTTGAAACTCCTGGATGCTGGTTTTCAAAATGAGGGTGCAGGAGGGCGTCCGTGTGTCGTATTCGATGTGATACCCACGCGTCTGGCTGTCGGTGAAGATCATCAGGCTCCCCTGTTTGAGGCGCCTCTGGATCATGCGTTGCTACAGAAGCTTGAAGCCAGCCAGCCCCAGAAAAAAATCCCGGATCAGCCGGCAGGGAATGGTCAACCCCTCGAACTGACTCCGCAGAGAATGCTGCCGCTGATTGCGAAAGTCGCCCCTGAATTTCTGGATGACAAGGAGCGACTCGATCAGTTAATGGTGATGCGCTGGCGTTTTGAAAATGTTCCCCTGTCCGGCTTAATGCCCGATCAAATCCATTTCTTTGACAAGGGGTCGCCAGCTCTTCCGAGTGATGCAGAGCGGGCTGCTAAAGCGGAACAGTTTAAAACTTGGGCCAGGCGGTGTGCAGAGACCGTGCCGGATCAGATTGCCGTGCAACTTAATGATTTTCGCTTCGAAGGACTGGATCCCCAGCGTCCCAGCCCCGCTTTGGTTTCCCGGAGTCTGGTCCCATGGCTGAAAGCCGGTCTTCCATACAATTTGCATCATGTTATGTATGACTTACAGCACCCTGATCGAATTCAGCCGCCGATGTCTGCTGAAGAAGTACAAAGCTTCCTGGATCTGTTTGCGATTGCCCCCCGGGATGTGGTACTGGAGCAGCAATTTGCTGTCCCGGATACAAAAGGCAACACTCACAAGTTGCTGATCCCGAACAACCAGGGTATTCCCGGTCTGACGAACGTCAAACCTGCTGAACCCATTTTTCCAGTGCTGCGTTTCGATAAAGAGATCTGGCCACCCGAAAATTACAAACTGGCGGCGACCACTCAGAAGCCAAGGTTGGAGGTTGTGTTTCAAGTGGCTTCGCTCAAGCTGATCGATACACTACCCCGCCATCCCTGGATTGAGGGCGACGCGAAATTTCACAGTAGGGACTATCCTGCCGATCGCATTCCTGACAACGGTCAGTACGCCCTGATCCAGGTGAAGCTGAAATCGGCTCGCCTGGTCGATCCTGCTACGGGTAAGACAGTGCTCCCACTGGTGCTGAAGGACTATCGCTCTGTGAAAAAAAATGATGCCGGGAAAAATTAA
- a CDS encoding DUF1552 domain-containing protein, translating to MSNYKTIDRRTCLKGMGTALALPLLDVMGWAEASEKKEFKPPVRMGFMYMPHGVIMDQFWPKDPKTFLTSPPPALASLRPVLDQCLLMKGIAGVSNGPFRGAPHALELSTWLTAALPDPDKRDEISISISADQIAANSLGAFTALPSLELATMPQTWKENQAGLNEAYYSHCSFRSPTQAVPAETNPRNVLNRLFNKKEKGDGLSANGMSSLDRSMLDLVIGGARDLRRTLSQTDQKKLDQYLDSVRSVERRIAAIEMRQKEAALEKAGIRPSRSHKNDSPPIEIKIPEGDKRSEYMQVMCDLNVLAFQTDTTRVSTYIGSTPNGVSYPELGFNDQHHSQTHHNGEKKKVDKVAAITKFNIDQFAYMVNKMHSLKEGDGTLLENCIMMWGSGLEDGDRHTRANLPFILAGSGGGAINTGRFLPDVKGNQGDLLTTLLTCIGIPLDRPVGIATKQIAEIPAKS from the coding sequence ATGAGCAATTATAAAACAATCGACCGTCGCACCTGTCTGAAAGGGATGGGAACCGCACTGGCTTTACCTTTACTGGATGTCATGGGCTGGGCCGAAGCCAGCGAGAAAAAAGAATTCAAGCCGCCGGTCCGAATGGGGTTCATGTATATGCCGCATGGCGTGATCATGGATCAGTTCTGGCCCAAAGATCCCAAGACGTTTTTGACTTCACCGCCCCCTGCCCTCGCATCGCTGCGGCCGGTACTTGATCAGTGTCTGCTGATGAAAGGCATCGCCGGCGTTTCCAACGGTCCCTTCCGCGGCGCGCCTCACGCGCTCGAACTCTCGACGTGGCTCACCGCGGCCTTGCCCGATCCGGACAAGCGAGACGAGATCAGTATCTCGATCTCCGCCGATCAGATTGCCGCGAATTCGCTGGGCGCGTTTACCGCGCTGCCTTCACTGGAACTGGCCACGATGCCGCAGACGTGGAAGGAAAACCAGGCGGGGTTGAACGAGGCCTACTATTCGCACTGCAGCTTCCGCTCGCCAACCCAGGCGGTTCCTGCCGAGACCAATCCCCGTAACGTGCTGAACCGTCTGTTCAACAAGAAGGAAAAAGGGGACGGACTGTCGGCGAACGGGATGAGCAGTTTAGACCGCAGCATGCTGGATCTGGTGATCGGCGGTGCCCGCGATCTCAGGCGCACCCTCTCGCAAACCGACCAGAAGAAGCTGGATCAATACCTGGACAGCGTGCGTTCGGTGGAACGACGGATCGCCGCCATTGAAATGCGCCAGAAAGAAGCGGCCCTGGAAAAAGCAGGAATCCGCCCGAGCCGCAGTCACAAGAACGACTCGCCGCCCATCGAGATCAAGATTCCCGAGGGAGACAAACGGAGCGAGTACATGCAGGTGATGTGCGACCTCAACGTGCTCGCCTTCCAGACTGATACGACCCGCGTCAGCACCTACATCGGTTCGACCCCGAACGGCGTCTCTTATCCTGAACTTGGCTTCAACGACCAGCATCATTCCCAGACGCACCACAACGGCGAGAAGAAGAAGGTCGACAAAGTCGCCGCGATCACGAAATTCAACATCGACCAGTTTGCCTACATGGTCAACAAGATGCACAGCCTGAAAGAAGGGGACGGCACCCTGCTGGAGAACTGCATCATGATGTGGGGCTCGGGGCTCGAAGACGGCGACCGGCACACCCGGGCCAACCTGCCCTTCATCCTCGCCGGAAGTGGCGGCGGTGCGATCAATACCGGACGCTTCCTGCCCGATGTGAAAGGAAACCAGGGCGACCTGCTAACAACCTTACTGACGTGCATCGGGATTCCGCTGGACCGTCCCGTGGGGATCGCCACGAAGCAGATCGCAGAGATCCCTGCCAAATCCTGA
- a CDS encoding DUF1592 domain-containing protein, with protein sequence MSVLEARFVRGLIAVLVWGGLWACPHVGRAESKVDKALAARKADAKQFFSKRVTPFIKKYCLECHQNRRPTEAGLSFDPALRSPGHAAFSEKWKKSAARVKTHDMPPEGLDQPTDDERQMFAEWLQKVKYLSPKDPGPFVIRRLTKTEYGNTLHDLFGVDPNIVASLPDEVSGEGYLNSLSPLQLEQYLAISENVLNQVLAPEGEPPTKIQQQLFGEPPPSGTDAQATAGKVALSLARKAYRRPPSTAEIDVLLKVFDLGRQNKLSYYASCRLMLKAILVSPQFLFITPAKEIETEKGIVPLDDFQLASRLSYLLWATMPDEELMALADQGKLHEPPVLKDQVRRMLMAPRSRALFDGFGAQWLKLGNLHERTFDPEKFPQMNAALRTAMYDEARLFFESIVRENRSVANFIDSDFTFLNENLATIYGLEKTVTGPEMRKVSLTNGNRGGILGMPGVLAATSFPNRTSPVNRGVWVLEQVLGDHVPPAPPNVPSLEKQDQKQVASLTLRERTELHRSEAVCANCHRLLDPIGFGLENFDAIGRWRDQDENGQAIDASGELPGGKHFSNPQELKAIIAEQNAKFSRNLVERLLAYALCRRLEGYDEIVIDELMQKIAKDDYRMQTLITEVVTSYPFTHRRIE encoded by the coding sequence ATGTCAGTTTTAGAGGCACGTTTTGTTCGCGGCTTGATTGCCGTTTTGGTGTGGGGGGGCTTGTGGGCCTGTCCGCATGTAGGTCGGGCTGAGTCCAAGGTAGACAAAGCTCTGGCGGCACGGAAAGCGGATGCGAAGCAGTTTTTCAGTAAACGGGTCACGCCCTTCATCAAAAAGTATTGCCTGGAGTGTCATCAGAACAGGCGCCCCACGGAAGCCGGACTCAGCTTTGACCCGGCCCTGCGGAGTCCCGGGCATGCCGCCTTTAGTGAGAAGTGGAAGAAGTCGGCGGCCCGCGTGAAAACGCACGATATGCCGCCGGAGGGGTTGGATCAGCCGACCGACGACGAACGCCAGATGTTTGCGGAATGGCTGCAGAAGGTCAAATATCTCAGTCCGAAAGATCCGGGACCGTTTGTCATTCGGCGGCTCACCAAAACGGAATATGGCAACACGCTGCACGATCTGTTTGGCGTCGATCCCAACATCGTCGCCAGTCTGCCGGACGAAGTCAGCGGCGAGGGATATCTCAATTCGCTCTCCCCGCTGCAACTCGAACAGTACCTGGCCATCTCCGAAAACGTGTTGAATCAGGTTCTGGCGCCGGAAGGGGAACCGCCCACCAAAATACAACAGCAACTCTTTGGTGAACCTCCCCCGTCCGGGACCGACGCGCAAGCAACCGCTGGCAAGGTGGCGTTGTCACTGGCGCGAAAGGCTTACCGCCGTCCCCCCTCTACTGCGGAAATTGATGTCCTGCTGAAAGTCTTCGACCTGGGACGACAAAACAAACTGAGCTACTACGCCTCCTGTCGGCTGATGCTAAAGGCGATCCTGGTTTCTCCCCAGTTTCTATTCATCACGCCGGCCAAGGAGATTGAGACGGAAAAGGGAATTGTGCCCCTCGATGATTTTCAGCTCGCCTCGCGTCTGTCTTATCTGTTGTGGGCCACCATGCCCGATGAGGAGCTGATGGCGTTGGCGGATCAGGGAAAACTGCACGAGCCGCCGGTCCTGAAAGATCAGGTCAGGCGGATGCTGATGGCCCCGCGATCGCGGGCTCTGTTTGACGGCTTTGGTGCACAGTGGCTGAAGCTGGGGAACCTGCACGAGCGAACGTTTGACCCTGAAAAATTTCCGCAAATGAACGCCGCCCTGCGCACGGCGATGTACGATGAAGCCCGGCTCTTTTTCGAAAGCATCGTGCGGGAGAACCGCAGCGTTGCGAATTTTATCGACAGCGATTTTACCTTCCTCAATGAAAACCTGGCCACGATCTACGGTCTGGAAAAAACGGTCACCGGCCCCGAGATGCGCAAGGTCAGCCTGACCAATGGCAATCGGGGCGGAATCCTGGGAATGCCCGGCGTGCTGGCGGCGACCTCCTTCCCCAACCGGACCAGCCCCGTCAATCGAGGCGTCTGGGTGCTGGAACAGGTGCTCGGGGATCATGTCCCCCCTGCTCCGCCCAATGTGCCGTCACTGGAGAAACAGGATCAAAAACAGGTCGCCAGTCTGACGCTCCGCGAACGCACCGAACTGCACCGCTCCGAGGCGGTCTGTGCCAATTGCCATCGCTTACTCGACCCGATCGGGTTCGGCCTGGAGAACTTCGACGCCATCGGACGCTGGCGCGACCAGGACGAGAACGGCCAGGCCATCGATGCCTCGGGCGAGCTTCCGGGAGGTAAACATTTTTCCAATCCCCAAGAACTAAAAGCCATTATCGCCGAGCAGAACGCAAAGTTTTCTCGCAATCTGGTCGAGCGACTGTTAGCCTATGCATTATGCCGACGCTTGGAAGGGTATGACGAGATTGTGATCGATGAATTGATGCAGAAGATCGCCAAAGACGACTATCGCATGCAGACACTCATCACTGAGGTCGTCACCAGTTATCCGTTCACGCATCGTCGCATTGAGTGA
- a CDS encoding AAA family ATPase has protein sequence MTSARNKQIADVESVTRLFRAHRDKNDAVFRKLAESIISDQLAANQYSLAKELRSALGADSSQSTNVPNRKLSTLPRDRRSGEQLLAIFHEPASTEHLLLEDETRMRIDRFIDERRNSAKLARYGYSPKSKLLFWGPPGCGKTLTAHHIANQFNLKVGVVRLSALISSYLGDTSARLQQVFDIALETPMVILFDEFDSVAKSRSDMGDVGELKRVVNSLLQAMDTFVSRESILIGASNHQYLLDPAIWRRFDDVVLFPSPSPGVRKKFIQQHLSGVRFSGSLDSLVKKMAGLSFAQIESILIEAIKSMILEDKKQLTTQQISSELKYMRSMMAAMDREIDADG, from the coding sequence ATGACAAGTGCAAGAAACAAACAAATCGCGGATGTTGAATCTGTCACACGGCTATTTCGAGCTCACCGTGATAAAAATGATGCTGTCTTTCGGAAACTGGCAGAGTCAATCATTTCTGATCAACTAGCCGCCAATCAATATAGTCTCGCAAAAGAGCTTCGATCTGCACTTGGGGCTGATTCTAGCCAATCTACAAATGTGCCAAACAGAAAATTATCTACACTACCCCGAGATCGACGTTCGGGTGAGCAGTTACTTGCTATCTTCCATGAACCTGCTAGTACCGAGCATCTACTTCTTGAAGATGAGACAAGGATGCGAATAGATCGGTTCATTGATGAGCGTCGAAATTCAGCGAAGCTAGCTCGTTATGGGTATTCTCCCAAGTCAAAATTACTTTTTTGGGGACCACCTGGTTGTGGCAAGACTTTGACTGCCCATCATATTGCTAATCAGTTTAATCTAAAGGTTGGTGTAGTACGTTTGAGTGCGTTAATTTCAAGTTACTTGGGAGACACTTCAGCACGCTTGCAGCAAGTTTTCGATATAGCATTAGAAACCCCGATGGTAATTTTGTTTGATGAATTCGATTCAGTGGCTAAATCACGAAGTGACATGGGGGACGTGGGGGAACTCAAACGAGTAGTCAATAGTTTGTTACAAGCGATGGACACCTTTGTCTCTAGAGAGAGCATATTGATAGGTGCAAGCAACCATCAATATCTACTCGATCCAGCAATTTGGCGTCGATTCGACGATGTAGTTTTATTCCCTTCTCCGTCTCCAGGAGTACGAAAAAAATTCATACAGCAACACCTAAGTGGAGTCAGATTTAGTGGTTCACTTGATTCACTGGTCAAAAAAATGGCAGGACTATCATTTGCACAAATTGAATCGATTTTAATTGAAGCAATCAAATCTATGATTTTAGAGGATAAGAAGCAACTAACCACTCAGCAGATCTCTTCAGAATTGAAGTATATGAGAAGTATGATGGCTGCGATGGATCGTGAGATAGACGCCGATGGATAA